One Aegilops tauschii subsp. strangulata cultivar AL8/78 chromosome 7, Aet v6.0, whole genome shotgun sequence genomic window carries:
- the LOC109752566 gene encoding hypersensitive-induced response protein 4-like isoform X2: MVRVRGQANVAAVENRGRFLRLAEPGINFFNPCAGELVARTLSTRVPSLETKTKDNVFVQLICTIQYRVVKENADEAFYKLQNPPTANSVLRL; this comes from the exons ATGGTGCGGGTGCGTGGCCAGGCGAACGTGGCGGCGGTGGAGAACCGGGGCCGCTTCCTCCGCCTCGCCGAGCCGGGCATCAACTTCTTCAACCCCTGCGCCGGCGAGCTCGTCGCCAGGACCCTCTCCACCCGCGTCCCGTCGCTCGAGACCAAGACCAAG GATAATGTCTTTGTTCAGCTGATCTGTACAATTCAATACCGGGTTGTTAAGGAGAATGCAGATGAGGCATTCTACAAGTTGCAGAATCCCCCAACAGCAAATTCAGTCCTACGTCTTTGA
- the LOC109752566 gene encoding uncharacterized protein isoform X1 — translation MVRVRGQANVAAVENRGRFLRLAEPGINFFNPCAGELVARTLSTRVPSLETKTKFFRGFNGRNFVMGPLFWIQRRKSTLILNTMKKTFKNSILWWSTNISRIMSLFS, via the exons ATGGTGCGGGTGCGTGGCCAGGCGAACGTGGCGGCGGTGGAGAACCGGGGCCGCTTCCTCCGCCTCGCCGAGCCGGGCATCAACTTCTTCAACCCCTGCGCCGGCGAGCTCGTCGCCAGGACCCTCTCCACCCGCGTCCCGTCGCTCGAGACCAAGACCAAG TTTTTCAGAGGCTTCAACGGCAGAAACTTTGTGATGGGACCCCTCTTTTGGATCCAACGCAGAAAGAGCACTCTCATACTTAATACCATGAAGAAAACTTTTAAGAACAGCATCCTGTGGTGGTCTACCAATATCAGCAG GATAATGTCTTTGTTCAGCTGA